The Candidatus Dormiibacterota bacterium genomic sequence CTCGTGGAGCGCCTCCTGCTCCTTGAAGCGGAAGACCTTCGACGCCTTCTCGCTGAGGACGTCGACGATGCTGTTGAACACCGCGTAGTGCAGGTAGGGGTCGTACACCGCCGCGGCCTCGACCGGGCGGCCGAGCGCGCGTCCCAGCGCCAGCGCGGTGCGCAGCCCGCCGAACGACTGCGGCGAGCCGTCGACGGCGACCAGGATGCCGCCATCCGCGAGGGTGCGGTCCCCGGTACCGCGCACCACCAGGGTATCGGTGCGCACCCGGCGCATCACCCGGTCGACGACGCTGCCCAGCCGCGACTCCTTGACCGCGCCCATCCCCAGGGCGCCCATCACCACCAGGTCGCAGCCGGTGGCGGGGTCGTTGATGTCGCGGACCAGCTCCTCCCAGTTGCGGCCATCGATGGCACGGGCCTCGAAGGGCACGCCGCGCTCCAGGCACCGGTAGCGCATCACGTCGGTGTACGAGTCGCTGATGAGCTGCAGCCCGGTGGCGATCAGGCTGTCGTGGATGCGCCGCTGGCGGAGCAGCTCGGCCTCGTCCTGGTACTCCGCCGGCAGCGTGTACTCCATCTGCTTGAAGCGGTAGTCGTGCATTCGCGCCGCGTACACGTGGGAGCCGATGCAGGACGCGCCGAACGCGGCGGCGAGCTCGACGGCGATGCTGACGCAGGCGGTGGAGTGGTCGGAGTTGTCGAGCGGGACGTAGATGCGCGAGAGCACCCGCGGCTCAGCCCGCTGCGCCTGGCACCACAGACATGACACGGACTATATCAGTTGATGCTGCCGCTCCAAGGGGCGCATTGCCCGTTGGAGAGCACAGGCTTCCACCCCTTGCTTACTGTCTCGTAAGCTGAGCGTCCTGGCTCGTGTCTGCGGCCCGTGCCATCTCCAGCAGGGGGCCGATCACCTGGGAGCTCAGCGCCGGATGGCGGAAGCGCTGCTCGGGGTGGATCTCGTAGACGGTGCGCCGGCCCACCCGCGTCCTGCTGACGAAGCCCTCGGTGCACAGGTCGGCGACGATGCGATGCGCGGCGCGCTCGGTGATGCCGACCCGGTCGGCGATGTCGCGCACCCGGGCATGCGGGTCACGGGCGATGACGACGAAGACGAGCCCGTGGTTGCTGAGCATCGACCAGGGACGCTCGCGGGCGGCCTCAGCGGTCTCGGGCGGCTCGACCGACAGGTCGGCGCGCACAGAAAGTGGACACATGAATAGGATGATATGCACAAGGACGCGGTGACGCAGCGACCCAGGCGGCAGCGCGACCCGCCGAGGAGGCCGGATCTGCCCGCGGGTGTCGCTCGTCCCTCGGAGCCGCCTCACCGCAGTCGGCGGATGAGGGTGGCGTGGCTCCGCGGCCTTCTCGACGAGGCGGCGACGGGCAGATCCGGCTGGAGGAGTTCGTCGTCGGCGTCGGCGCCGTCACCCGGCGGCGACAGGGTCATCCACAGGCCCGTCCCCAACCGGCTGGGCCGGTTGTGGGTTGGGTGGATAAGCATACTGGCATCCCTGGCCGTAGCGCATGGGTTCCAACGCGAAACCGACCCACCCGCCCCACACCGCTCAGAAGCGGCGTGGGGGCGGTGTCGGATTCCCCCCACCCCCCTGCTGAGGCGAGCCCGGCGGCGGCGGCGGCGGGCAGGACGGGTTCCGCGGCTGCTGCTGCGGCGAGCAGTTGGGCGGCCCGGACTGCGGCGGTGAGGTCCTCTGGGGCGGCGGTGCCGGCGGCGGCGTCCGCTGGGGCGGGGGCGCCGGCGGGGCGGTCCGCTGCGGCGGCGGCGCCGGCGGGGCGGTCCGCTGCGGCGGCGACGTGGGCGGCGCGGTCCGCTGCGGCGGCGCCGTGGGCGGCGCGGTCCGCTGCGGCGGCGAGGTGGGCGGCGCGGTCCGCTGTGGCGGCGACGTGGGCCATGGCGTCGGCGAGGGCGTCCGCTGCGGCGGCGAGGTGGGCGGCGGCGTCTGGCGCGACCCCTGGGTGGGAGCCGGTGCGAAGGTCGGCGAGGGCGTCCGCTGCGGCGGCGAGGTGGGCGGCGAGGAGGGCGCCGGCCGCGGGGTCGGGCGCGGGGTGGGCGCCGGGGTCGGCTGCGAGGGCACCGGCGGACTGGTCCGCGGAGGAGGCGGCTTCAGCGCCCCGGGGTCCTGGGGCGGGGTCGGCGACGCCGTCGGCGGCGGGGTGGAGGCCGCGG encodes the following:
- a CDS encoding MarR family transcriptional regulator; the encoded protein is MCPLSVRADLSVEPPETAEAARERPWSMLSNHGLVFVVIARDPHARVRDIADRVGITERAAHRIVADLCTEGFVSRTRVGRRTVYEIHPEQRFRHPALSSQVIGPLLEMARAADTSQDAQLTRQ